Proteins from a single region of Pseudomonas sp. BSw22131:
- a CDS encoding YciK family oxidoreductase codes for MFNYSARPDLLRGRVILVTGAGRGIGAAAATTYAAHGATVLLLGKTEANLTQVYDAIEAAGHPKPAVIPFNLETALPHQYDELAAMIESEFGHLDGLLHNASIIGPRTPLEQLSGEHFMQVMHINVNATFMLTSALLPLLKRSSNASVVFTSSSVGRKGRAYWGAYGVSKFATEGLMQTLADELDSVAPVRANSINPGATRTSMRAQAYPAENPLNNPTPEEIMPVYLYLMGPDSSEVNGQAFDAQQ; via the coding sequence ATGTTCAACTATTCAGCACGTCCCGACCTGCTCAGGGGCCGGGTCATTCTGGTCACTGGCGCTGGCCGTGGCATTGGTGCCGCAGCTGCAACTACCTACGCGGCGCATGGCGCTACCGTGCTGCTGCTGGGCAAGACCGAAGCCAATCTGACACAGGTCTACGACGCGATCGAGGCAGCGGGTCACCCCAAGCCTGCGGTCATTCCGTTCAATCTCGAAACTGCCCTGCCCCATCAATACGATGAACTGGCCGCCATGATTGAAAGCGAATTCGGGCACCTTGACGGGTTGCTGCACAATGCCTCGATCATCGGGCCGCGCACGCCGCTCGAACAACTCTCAGGCGAGCACTTCATGCAGGTCATGCACATCAACGTCAACGCGACGTTCATGCTGACGTCGGCCCTGCTGCCACTGCTCAAACGCTCCAGCAATGCCTCGGTGGTGTTTACGTCCAGCAGCGTCGGGCGCAAAGGACGGGCGTATTGGGGCGCGTACGGCGTGTCCAAATTTGCCACAGAGGGTTTGATGCAAACCCTCGCTGATGAACTGGACAGCGTGGCGCCGGTTCGCGCCAACAGCATCAATCCGGGCGCGACCCGAACCAGCATGCGCGCTCAGGCCTATCCAGCGGAGAACCCCCTGAACAACCCGACGCCCGAGGAAATCATGCCGGTTTACCTCTACCTGATGGGCCCTGACAGCAGCGAAGTAAACGGACAAGCGTTCGATGCCCAGCAGTGA
- a CDS encoding GGDEF domain-containing protein — MSFPTRTNAIDFDSAKLQRLGFVPPLNAANEPVDVEELRRQLGLQLQTSLEAEKILGLFFRSVQRLVPFSALQFKHKKTDLRLELGTRARHRASYDMSLQGEHMGEVLFQRDERFTDDELSQLESFLACLLHPMRNALMYRAAMLSALRDPLTGAGNRVAMDQTLAREAEIARREKRPLSVLMLDIDHFKGINDTYGHATGDQVLRAVANDLKARMRNIDQVFRFGGEEFLIVLSNTGREPAALVGERLRYAALQLNYPVEGNPLALTVSIGCSTLLPGESTDSLICRADAALYVAKRQGRNRLEVAC, encoded by the coding sequence TTGAGTTTTCCTACCCGCACCAACGCAATTGATTTTGACAGTGCCAAGTTGCAACGACTTGGTTTCGTACCGCCGCTGAATGCGGCGAATGAACCTGTCGATGTCGAAGAACTGCGGCGTCAACTGGGTCTCCAACTGCAAACCAGCCTCGAAGCCGAGAAAATCCTTGGGCTGTTCTTTCGTAGCGTTCAGCGGCTCGTTCCCTTCAGTGCTCTGCAGTTCAAACACAAGAAAACTGACCTGCGTCTGGAGCTGGGCACACGCGCCAGGCACCGTGCCAGCTACGACATGAGCCTGCAAGGCGAGCACATGGGCGAAGTGCTGTTCCAGCGCGACGAGAGGTTCACCGACGATGAGCTTTCTCAGCTGGAATCTTTCCTGGCGTGCCTGCTGCACCCCATGCGCAACGCGCTGATGTACCGCGCGGCGATGTTGAGCGCACTGCGTGACCCGTTGACCGGTGCGGGCAATCGTGTGGCCATGGACCAGACCCTGGCCCGCGAGGCCGAAATTGCCCGACGTGAGAAACGTCCGCTGTCGGTGCTGATGCTCGACATCGACCACTTCAAGGGCATCAACGATACCTACGGACATGCGACCGGCGACCAAGTGCTCAGAGCCGTTGCAAACGACCTAAAGGCCCGGATGCGTAACATTGATCAGGTGTTCAGGTTTGGCGGCGAGGAGTTTTTGATCGTGCTCTCGAACACCGGTCGTGAGCCCGCCGCGTTAGTAGGCGAACGCCTGCGTTACGCGGCACTGCAACTCAACTATCCGGTTGAGGGAAACCCTTTGGCGCTCACCGTCAGCATCGGGTGCTCGACCCTGCTGCCGGGGGAATCCACCGACAGCCTGATATGTCGTGCGGATGCGGCGCTGTATGTGGCCAAGCGCCAAGGGCGCAATCGACTTGAAGTAGCCTGCTAG
- a CDS encoding TenA family transcriptional regulator, with protein sequence MIDMFIRTGPLMDASSYPAWAQQLIEDCSGAKSRVVGHELYQRMRDGTLSSKTMRHYLVGGWPVVEQFAVYMAHNLTKTRFARHPGEDMARRWLMRNIRVELNHADYWVNWSAAHGVTLEDLQAQRVSPELHALSHWCWHACTSESLVVAIAATNYAIEGATGEWSAVVCSQDTYADFFPAEQRKRAMKWLKMHAQYDDSHPWEALEIICTLAGNNPGEQLQTDLRKAICKSYEYMHLFLESCMALEHPQEEMNTPIRERRVALVE encoded by the coding sequence GTGATCGATATGTTCATTAGAACCGGTCCGCTGATGGATGCCAGCAGTTACCCCGCCTGGGCACAGCAATTGATTGAAGATTGCAGTGGCGCGAAGTCCAGGGTGGTAGGGCATGAGCTTTATCAACGTATGCGAGATGGAACACTGAGCTCCAAGACCATGCGCCACTATCTGGTGGGCGGTTGGCCGGTGGTGGAACAGTTTGCGGTCTACATGGCGCACAACTTGACCAAGACCCGTTTTGCGCGGCATCCGGGTGAAGACATGGCGCGTCGCTGGCTGATGCGCAATATTCGGGTCGAGCTCAATCATGCCGATTACTGGGTTAACTGGAGTGCGGCCCACGGGGTCACTCTCGAAGACCTGCAGGCACAACGCGTATCCCCGGAGCTTCATGCGCTGAGTCACTGGTGCTGGCACGCCTGCACCTCTGAGTCGTTGGTGGTGGCAATCGCGGCGACCAACTACGCCATTGAAGGGGCGACGGGGGAGTGGTCAGCGGTAGTCTGTTCGCAAGACACCTATGCCGATTTCTTCCCTGCCGAGCAGCGAAAGCGCGCCATGAAGTGGCTGAAAATGCACGCGCAATACGATGACTCTCATCCTTGGGAAGCGCTGGAAATCATCTGCACCCTGGCAGGCAATAATCCAGGTGAGCAGCTACAGACCGACCTCAGAAAGGCGATCTGCAAGAGCTATGAGTACATGCATCTGTTTCTCGAAAGCTGCATGGCGCTTGAGCACCCGCAGGAGGAGATGAACACGCCGATACGCGAACGGCGGGTCGCGCTGGTGGAGTAG